The following coding sequences lie in one Zingiber officinale cultivar Zhangliang chromosome 2B, Zo_v1.1, whole genome shotgun sequence genomic window:
- the LOC122047817 gene encoding reticulon-like protein B2, with protein MVEHEETLIEQIEEKDRGGGSSSSSSSDDEKSKASEAVEAAKAKIYRLFGREKPVHQILGGGKPADVFLWKDKKASAAVLGGATAIWILFELMEYHLLTLVCHSLILTLAIIFLWSNASNLINKSRPHIPVVSIPEDLTVKIALSLRYEINRSLAVLREIALGRDLKKFLAVIAGLWVISIVGNCTNFLTLFYIVFITLHTVPFLYDKYEDQVDAFGEKAAAEFKKHYAVVHAKYLSKIPKGPLKDKKSQ; from the exons ATGGTGGAGCATGAGGAGACGCTGATCGAGCAGATAGAGGAGAAGGATCGCGGCGGCGGCTCTTCGTCCTCGTCCTCGTCCGACGACGAGAAGTCGAAGGCGTCGGAGGCGGTGGAGGCCGCCAAGGCCAAGATCTACAGACTCTTCGGCCGGGAGAAGCCCGTGCACCAGATCCTGGGCGGCGGAAAGC CTGCTGATGTTTTTCTATGGAAGGACAAGAAAGCTTCGGCTGCTGTGCTTGGTGGGGCAACAGCAATTTGGATCCTGTTTGAGCTTATGGAATATCATTTGCTTACTCTGGTCTGCCACTCCCTTATATTGACCCTTGCTATCATTTTCCTCTGGTCCAATGCTTCTAACTTGATTAACAA GTCTCGGCCTCACATTCCTGTGGTGAGCATTCCTGAAGATCTGACAGTGAAAATTGCCCTATCTCTGAGATACGAAATCAACAGGAGTCTTGCTGTTTTAAGGGAAATTGCATTAGGACGCGACCTGAAGAAATTCCTTGCT GTTATTGCTGGTCTATGGGTTATTTCAATCGTTGGAAACTGCACGAATTTCCTGACATTGTTTTATATCG TTTTCATCACGCTTCACACCGTGCCTTTCTTATATGACAAATATGAAGACCAAGTCGATGCATTCGGGGAGAAGGCAGCTGCAGAATTCAAGAAGCACTATGCAGTGGTTCACGCCAAGTATCTGAGTAAGATACCAAAAGGGCCATTGAAAGACAAAAAATCCCagtaa